The genomic window CAGGATATATAACTTGAAGCCAAGCAGATCCTGCTTCTAATAGAAACATGGTGCATCTGAGGCGGTCGTGGGTCCAAATTGTAGGGACCCCAAACAACTATTAGTGCCCAGATCCCCATGTTAGTTATTTCCAGAACTTCACAGATACATTATCATCTGTGGCCATAAATAATACGGGATTAAAATTGTATCATCACATGCAAATATGGTCCCCAAGTATTAGTGACATACATACAGGAACCCTCACAGGGGGTCAAATGGGGAAGCAGTTCGGGAATCATGGGGGCACTAGAAAGCAGGTTTTCGGGTGCAGTAGAAGATTCCAGAGGAGCACAGTTCTGAAGTGACCCACGTCTGTGGTGGCTCCGACAACGACGACAGTAGACTATGTGACAACCACTCGTTGAGTGCCAGACCTGCGCAGTCTATTGAACCCTTGTGATCCTTGATGAAGGTGCTGCtgctgtggtggtggtggctatTCTTACTAACAACAGATAAGAAACGGAAACACACAAATCTGCTCCTGGTGACACTTGGCACATTAGGTAAATCATGAGCCTGGATTTGAACTTGGAAATGCCCAGATCCAAAGCCAGCACTCTTACTCTGGCACACAGGGACCACTCTAGATCCTAATAATAAACAGTTCCTCCCGTTAGGCATGGTGCACCGGTTGTAGGAGGCCTGGAGGGAATAATGATCCTCCCAGGACCCCACCCACATGAAATGGCCTAGCTTTAAATTGTTTGGTGACCACTGTTTATGCGTATCAGAGGAGTCTCTCTTGGCTGACACCTGTGGATTGCATATTGCCCCGATAGGTGAAAAACATCTGGGGAAAGAACATGATGGCCACCATGACGGAATTGAGTCCCACAGCAGGGAAGACTAAATACTCCCAAGATACACGAGTGGATGAGAGTCTCGTTCCCAAGAAAGGTAAACTCAAACCTGACTCCTTGGGTTTAGGATTTGGTAGTGGATTCTTTACGTGCACTGTCATAAGACAAACAAATGAATTCATATAAGttgttgaattctttttaaaaatcaggtaatATTAATGTGtgcttttcaaatatatgaaggaaataaatatcacTGTTCGAAAAAAATCTTGCATTTCTGAGGATTACCTTTTAATCTTTGTCCATGTGCATTTACAGTTTTTGATAGTGCTGCCAAATTTGTATACACCCACTATTGTGTATTCTTGTCGCTGCATGGAATATTGTAAACATAATTGTATGGCTTAATTAGGTATAGTAAGAAAACTTTTAATTTGACCACACATACTTTTCCATATTGCTTTATAATACTCACAACTATTCTTAAGGATGCGTATTAGTGTTTCAGGATGTCCAATAGAGCATTATTTACCTGAAAAATCCTCTTGCGGTTGGAAATTTAAgttagagttttgttttgctaCTAAGCtatctttacatatattatacatatgcaaACATTCTTTAACATAGCACTTGTCCGAAGTTGGAATTATTATTTCTTCAGTGTGTATtcctaagaaatgaaaattttgatgCAAAGGCCGTAAATATTTCCTTTCCACTGGCCACCATAGAGACCTTAGTATTCAATCTGAACTAAAGTGAAGCCACATGGAGGATTTTAAGTGGAAGAGGGGGTGATCTAATTTGTGGCATGACTATAACAGTTCATTTGCTATACTGTAAATagattggaggggcacctgggtggctcagtcggttgagtgtccaactttggctcaggtcatgatctcgtggttcatgagttcaagccccgtgtcaggctctgtgctgacagctcagagcctggagcctgcttcggattcggtgtctccctctctctctgcccctcccccagttgcgctctctctctctctctctctctcaactaaattaacatttaaaaaaaacataaaatagattGGAAGCAGGAAATCAAGTTAAAGGCTATTGCAAATATCCAAGCAAGAGGTGTTGGTAGCCAGAATCCTCTGGAAACAGCTCTAAACCAAGAGACAGCAATGGCTCTGGTgagaagtggttggattctgTACCCATTTTCAATGTAAAGACAATAGTATGTTCCAGACAGACTGGATCTAAggtgcaaaagaaagaaatcaagtgtCTGGAAGGATAGAATTTCCATCATCTGAGTTGGGAAAGAATGTGGGTGGACCAAGCTTGGGAGGGAGAGCTCAGGCATTCAGTTTGATAGATTCAGAATCTATTAAGTTTGATTTTTTCATTAGCTTATCAATTGATTTTTAGTGGAACAAAAAATGACACATCTTAAAATCAATGGCAGCTTTAATTTGACAAAACACACTGCTACAGTATTATACCTTgactttattttgatttaaaatatgagatattgttccaactttatttttccatatatctAACCAGCTAGCTCAGAATCACATGTATAATTTAGCTCTCCTCCATGAATTGCCGTAATGTCCTTTACTCACTGTatgatttttttggatgtttttcGATTGTTCcttagattttctctttttattggtGTCTTATTTTAGCCTTGTAACAAATTTCAATGCTGTGTAATGCAAACATCTTTCAATGTGTGCCCTCTCCTCCAAAAAAACCTTTCATGTAGTCTGTTAATATATATAACGCATCTTTATTATTTGATGCCAACCGTATTTATTTTCTATCCCTGCAAAcatattaccacaaacttaatggcCTAAAATGACACACATTTACGATGTCACAACTTCTGTGGGTCAGGGGCTAAGACATGCCTTGGTTTAGTTGGTTCTTCTCTACATCTCACAAGGCTGCAATTGAGCAGTTGTCCAGGTTGTGTTCTCATCTGGAGGCTAGACTGGGGAAGATCCCACTTCCAAGATCATTCAGGTTGTTGGGAGAATTCATCCCCTTACAACCGTACAGCTGAAGGTCCTGGTTTGGGCAGGATTTTGGCTAGAGGCCACTGTCTTGTCCTAGAGGTAGCCCATAGTTCCTTACCGTGTGGGCTTCTCCAACTCTTGGCGTCCTTTATCAAGCCCATGAGTAAAGTATCCAGCTTCAGTTTGGAGTCTTATAATTAAAATCATGAGAGTGCATCCCTTCGCTTGCTGGCTAGAAGCAGCTCACAAGTCTTGCCCCCATTCAAGTGGAGGGGATTAGACACATTTGTGAACTCATGAGGTGGGAATCATTGGAGTCACCCTAGGCTCTGTTTGTCACATCATGTTAAAAAACAAGTCTCCTGGACTCTGATTAGAGTAGTATCGAATTCTTCCATATAGAACCTTCAAGTTTCAAAAGTCGATGATTTCATAGTGTCAGTGCTCTCTTCCAGCGGTTAAATACTATGCCtataagatatttattaatttgcacacactcacacatacatacaaactcACACACTCTCATGTAGCTAAGGGTAAtccttgaaaatatttcacaGCCAGCATGACGCTGGCACCAATCTATTAGAGTGGATATGGCTGGAATGATTCATCCATTATGGACATAGGACAGAAACAATCTTTAAGGACACATGTAGTAGATTGTAGGAAATACTTATTAGCAAGCAAGCATCAGGCTTAGCCTTTTAAACACATCCTCTACTTAATCTTTCAGCAACCTAACGAGACCGATGTTCAACCCACTCATTTGTGAGCCATTAGTCTCTTGGTTTGCTGATACTGTTTTTCAGTAGCCTTTGGTCTCTAAGATCCCAGGCCatgtggagaaatcagagaaCACAAGAACTCACAAATTATTAGTTGACTTGATTGACATGAGAAGTCACCACGCAGCTTTGAatcaggaaggaaaactttcacaaAAATATTGTATTTGAGCTTCTCACTCTAATTTGGgtatgttttacagttttttttccccaaattctgcctcccccaccccattcactaaatgagaaaacagtatGTCCTTGTGGGGGAAGACTCTTTTGTTATCTCAAGGTACCTCCTTCCTTGAAGTTTTGAGGACTTCTTGAAGACACACAGGGACCTCTTATCCCACACCATGTAAACCCCACAGATAAGTGCACTTGACTTACAGCAAAGGTATTCTCATGGGGTCATCTAGGACAAAATAAAAGCCATCATATACTTGCCCAACAATGGTTAACAGCATAGACACCAGACACATAGCGGGTCTCTCTGTATCTATGTccttctcatccataaaatgaggacaGCCGTGGTAGCGGCTTCAGAGGATTTAGTGAATTAATTCTCAGTCATTATGTTCCATGACCTATCGGAGCCATCTGACGCACCTGCTGACTCCCTCCTCCCTGAAGCCCTTTTCTCCTGGGCTTTCAGGACACCACACTCTCCGAGTTTTCTTCCAAAACCTACTGATCATCccttttcagtttcctttgttGGTCTCTCCCCATTCATTTGGCCTTTCTAAACATTGGAACCCCCAGGGTCAGTCCTtggttctcttctctctgtgttctCACTTCCCAAATATCATGGCTTCAGGTATCATGTGTAGATTATTAACTCCCAGTATTATACCTCAACTCCTACCTCTCTTCTAAACTCTAGAGTTGTGTATCCAACAACATTCTCAACACTCAGAGTGCCTAAAAGGGAGCTCTGTTGGTCCAACAATAAGTTGTTGATCCCCACACTCCCCAAACCCCTGCTCTGGCCACACAACTCCCTTCCTCAGTGAACCTCAACTCTACTCTTTTAGTTCCTAGACAAGAACCTCtctggtgcccctcccccactggtctATAAAACCTAAAGTTTGATTTAGTGTGCCTTTCCCCCACCCCGCGGGTCCATTTGGGATCCGATTACATTTTCCCGCTTCTGCTGCTCCCACCACAATCCAATGTTCCTCACTTCTCTTCTGCATTATTGCAATAGCCTCTTCCCGGCAACAGCCATCTTCCCCAGAAATACAAAAACAGCCTTGAATGCTgtgctcatttctctttctgctatttttttcgctatattttttcatagtttgTAGTTGTCAATTTCTCTAATGAGAAAATCTTTCTAGgggcttgattttattttatttttttattattaaaaaaaattttttttttaacgtttatttatttttcagacagagagagacacagcatgaacgggggaggggcagagagagagggaaacacagaatcggaagcaggctccaggctccgagccatcagcccagagcccgacgcagggcttgaacccgcggaccgcgagatcgtgacctgagccgaagtcggatgcttaaccgactgagccacccaggcgcccctaggggcttgattttaaactttaaatgaaaGCTTGTCCTCAATGACTGGACGCATGTGGAGAACAATCATCTACCCCAACGAACAATTCCCTCagagtttaaaaaattacattttctatatataatgtgtaatatAGGACATACAATATAAATTgtgtaatttaattaaatttagttGGTTAAATTATGTGACTTAAGTaggtacatatacatatacttccttatatgtatataaaatgtatattttgccacataGGTATTTACTTCCGAGTAATTTCATCAACTATAGAATACAATAACCCAAGAACGGGAGAGACAAAACCATAGGAAGGATAGATGCCTCAGAGCAAGTCAGTCTCTATACAGTCATGGTATGAAAACAACCTTCAGTTCAACTCAGTGATTGCCTCCTTTTGTATCTTTCCTACAGCCAATAGCAAAGCCATTTAACTCACTAGGTGATGGTCTGTGGTACCTTCCCGTGGTATAACTTGTGAGAAGCAAATGATGGCTTAATAAGGAAAGCACTAATGTCATGTTATGATATTTCCAGTTCTAAGCTTCCGCTCCACTCGCTATGGAATAGCCTTTATCGCACATTTCTGCAATTTTATACTGACGGCACAGTATGCTGCCATCAACATCAGCATGGTGGCCATGGTCAACGGCACAAGCCATCAGTCCCAGTTTAATGGCTCCACCGAGAGTTTGCCTCTTGACGCACTTGGTGGCTCAAATGATGCACCAAACAGTCTTCCAGCAGAGGTAAGCAATACGAGATTTAAGCTGTGTCCTTGTTTGTGCTGTTTGTTTAGAGCTTATatgttaaaaagttttatttgggggggggggcacccgggtggctcagtcagttaagcgtccgattcctgagattttggctcagctcatgatctcacggttcgcgagttcgagctctgcattgggcccCACGTTGACAACacagaggctgtttgggattctctctctctctctctctctctccctctctctctgccccacccctgctcgtgctctctctctctctctcaaaataaattaacacttaAGAGAAGTTTTACTTGGCAAAATAGTGATTTGAAAGCAAGTGAGAGATATAAAGAGGTGTCTTCAGTAATGTAAGAACCTTCCTGTAAACGGCTTACTACAgcattctctgtttcttcaagGCCCCTGTGTATGACTGGAGCCCTCAAATCCAAGGCATCATTTTTGGTTCTGTCAACTATGGCATGATGCTGACAACGGCTCCCAGCGGATACCTGGCTGGAAGAATAGGAACAAAGCGTGTGGTTGGCGTTTCTTTGGTTGTGTCCTCCCTTCTCGTTATCTTCACCCCGCTGGCGGCTGACCTGGGGCTAGCCTTCCTCATTGCAACTCGAATAGTCCAGGGCCTAGCCCAGGTATCCAGACAGTTTGCGAATATGAAATGGATATGAATTTCTACATGGCACCACATACCAACAGCTCTAACTGTTTTGACTTCAGGGCTCGATATTTGGGGGCCAGCACGCGCTTTGGGAGAGATGGGGTCCTCCATGTGAACGAAGCCGCCTCTGCACCCTCGCTCTATCAGGTAGAAACACATAACCGAAATGAGTCCACTCAATCCAACATTCTAACTCTGGGATACGTGAGAATTTCTCTGttgaatgtgtttttcttttttcctcagtggtgaccaaatatttataaattaaggaGATGGGTCCTTTGTGCCATgacttttagttattttttttttttaattttttaaatgtttatttttcggagagagagagagagagagagacagagagagagacaaagtgtgagtgggggaggggcagagagggagggagacacagaatccgaagcaggctccaggctccaagctgtcgacacagagcccgacgcgaggctcgagctcatgaaccctgagatcgtgacctgagcccaagtccggatgctcaattgactgaaccacccaggtgccccgctttctgttatttttccccAAGTTGTCATTTATAACACGGCTTTGCTTATAATGACTTTTCCTAtgtgtaaaaaatatattgttgcaTATTTAAATTGATCAtccttttcttttatggcttctgGATTTTGAGTCATAGATGGACAAGTTACAAAAGCATCCACCCACGTTTTTCCTTGAACTTGCCTGATTTCCTTTTCATACCTAAATTTCTAATACACTGAGAGTCTATATTGGTATTCTATGTATGAGGTACAGATCTAACTTAATCTTCTTTGGCAGAGTTCTCAGTTGTTCTGAGAACTGCTTTCTGATCATGATTTGCCTGGACAGTATATCTGGaatgaatattctaaaaatattggggaagaatgaaaaacagaaagaataggGCTAACAACCAGGAGATTGATGAAGTAGTTTCTGGATAAGAAAACTGGGGTAACTCCCCAGCTAACTTACGGATCACGAGGGAGTCAGGGACTCTTCAAGCCCAGAAAacaagacacacatacacacacacacgctgactGATCTCACCCCCCTCTGGACCTTCTAGAGCCCTTTACAACCCTGGAGAAGTATTTTCTGTCACCAGAGCTCATATCCACTGATAGGGGAATAGTCCACTAATTTGGACTATGAGGAAACTCACATCCGTCATCGCAGCTGACTAATGGGGCTTCTCAAGGATTGAGATTGACCCCCTCCCCTCACAAAAcctcaaacattttaaagaaaacaagagcacaaaagagagagaccaaactcaaaaaccgtgagaacaaatccaaatgaagaagaaattaaaagaaacttttacaTGATTAACCAATACCACGGGAGAGATCTAAGGGACTATGTatcataacatttatttaaaaagaaaaaaccatcaGAACGGCGAGcatccaaaagacaagaaataataagggttggtgaggatgtggagaaaagagaatctctGTGTCCTATTTGTAGGAATGGAAATTGGTGCAGCGACCGTGGAAAACAGGAGagagcttcctcaaaaagctaaaaataaaagtaccaaaCCACCCAATAACTGCACAtctgagtatttacccaagggaaatgaaaacaccagTGCAAAAGACATATGCAGTCCTGGGTTTACTGCAGCAtcgtttacaatagccaagataggaaagcagcccagatgtccaccaatagatggatggatgaagaagatatggtgtgtttacataatggaatattatttggtcaccaaaaagaatgaaaccttgccatttgcaacaacatgaatgaacccaAAAAGGCTGTTTCTCTAAGTCatgtaagtcagacagagaaagacagtatcGTGCAGTCTCACTTATACGTGGCATCTAAAAGCACCaccaaataacaataacaacaggaaagagaaacagactcataaatatagagaaccaaccagtggtttccagaggttgggtgggggtgggagatagGCCAAATAGGGGAGGgagattaagagatacaaacttccaggtataaaataaataagtcaagggaATGAAAAGTACGGCCTAGGGAACATACTCGATAATGTTGTAATAATTTAGTATGGGGATAGACGGTAACTATGCTTACTGTGGCATTTTGTAATGTGTGTAATTTTCAAATCACTATGtggtacacctgacactaatatcaaccatgcttcaattaaaaatttaaaaaaagtaattaaaaaaaccaGACTGCTATAAGAATAGTCGTTGGTAATGAAGAGTATAATCGCTAATATTTTTAACTGCAATGAGTGGTCTGGATACCTAAATGAAGGGAGACGGCCTTCCATGGAAAGCAtggaagaaaagtttaaaatctcGGAAGGAAGATAGTGACCTTGCAGAAGTAGCTGCTCCCTCCCTCTCGTTTCCTGCTCGCACACTTTTCTCTGGTTCCCGCACATCTCCGATTGAATATGCCCGTGAATAGCTAGAGTCTTGTGTTTATAATTATTGCCTACTTAGTATTATGTGTCTGCTGCTCTTTCCACCTTTTTCTATCTACATTCCAAGACAAACATGTCATTCTTAGTGAATTACTTATCGTTAATGAACATGGCTTATGAATCCtatctctctctcgaaaataaataaaccttaaaaaataagaaaaattaaattaaaaactaaataaatagataataaataaaaggaacaaacaaataaataaaaactcacgCATCTGTAATTTGACAAGTTGATGttaatctggaaaataaaaacacataatagCCTAGTTTTGGAAAAGTTGTTGGAAGGAAGGGTGCCCTACTATGTATGAGAATGCTCTGTGAAGCCAGGGAAATCAAAAGTGTTATTAGCACCGTAACAGACAAATCTAGCTTTCTGCCTGCATGTCGCTTAAATGCCTTTACAAAGAGGTAAGTGTGTGTGtagatacatattatatatgtttgcAGGGAGGAAAGCTATGCAACGATATATCACATAACAGGTAATGGTTAACATTAGAGACAAGAGTGGGAACGGACGGGGGTGGCACGTCGCGGGACTCTGCTTCgtgataatttattttctcaataagCATATGTCACATGActtgtgtaattaaaaattaaaataacacgGGAGGAAGAAGCACGGCTGTTGTCTGCAATGCTATTAGGGAACTGCCAGAAAAATGGGCCCTCAGGAGAACTAAGTGATAAATCTGAAGTTCACGTATTCTGATATGCTAGTCTGGTTATGGTTGGTGACACCACGTTAACATATCATCCGTCATTCTGTCGGTGTCTATCCAGTGGCGGTCCACAGCCCCACAGGTTACTCTGTCTCTTTGCAGGAATGATGCTGGGAACCTTCACCATCATCCTCCTGGGTGGCATCATCAGCCAAACCCTCGGGTGGCcttttgtcttctatatctttGGTAAGCAGCTC from Neofelis nebulosa isolate mNeoNeb1 chromosome 6, mNeoNeb1.pri, whole genome shotgun sequence includes these protein-coding regions:
- the SLC17A3 gene encoding sodium-dependent phosphate transport protein 4 isoform X2 produces the protein MMATMTELSPTAGKTKYSQDTRVDESLVPKKVLSFRSTRYGIAFIAHFCNFILTAQYAAINISMVAMVNGTSHQSQFNGSTESLPLDALGGSNDAPNSLPAEAPVYDWSPQIQGIIFGSVNYGMMLTTAPSGYLAGRIGTKRVVGVSLVVSSLLVIFTPLAADLGLAFLIATRIVQGLAQGSIFGGQHALWERWGPPCERSRLCTLALSGMMLGTFTIILLGGIISQTLGWPFVFYIFGGIGFVYCLLWFVLLYDDPVSHPWISVTEREYIVSSLAQQNGFLSAFPFIISWVTGILGGQLADFLLTKNFRLVTVRKIATFLGNFPSSVLLVALSYLTPDYVTTMTLLVVSCGLTPFCQSGIYINALDIAPRHSSFLMGASREFGYTAAILAPTISGFLLSQGPEFGWRNVFLLLFAINLSGLIFYLLFGDAVVQDWAKDRKLTRL